In Mastacembelus armatus chromosome 22, fMasArm1.2, whole genome shotgun sequence, a genomic segment contains:
- the cyp1c1 gene encoding cytochrome P450 1C1: MPLDTEFGVKGSSIIREWTGQVQPALVATFVFLFCLEACLWVRNLRLKRRLPGPFAWPVVGNAMQLGQMPHITFAKLAKKYGNVYQIRLGCSDIVVLNGDKAIRQALIEHSTEFAGRPNFVSFQMISGGRSVTFNNYSKQWKAHRKIAQSSLRAFSSANSQTKQAFEQHVKNEAMELVQIFLHNSADGQYFDPAHELTVAAANIMSALCFGKRYGHDDLEFRMLLKKVDKFGQTVGAGSLVDVMPWLQSFPNPVRSVYENFKNLNKEFFAFVTDKVVQHRESFNPDVTRDMSDAIISVIEHGKDSGLTKEFVESTVTDLIGAGQDTMSTFMQWTILLLVKYPDMQAKLQELIDKVVGRDRLPSVEDRRNLPYLDAFIYETMRFTSFVPVTIPHSTTADVTIEGLHIPKDTVVFINQWSVNHDPLKWKDPHIFDPTRFLDENGGLNKDITNSVMIFSTGKRRCIGNQIAKIQVFLFTAVLLHQCSFESNPSEPVTLDCSYGLTLRPLRFSVSAKLRGNLLRLVSPA, from the coding sequence ATGCCACTGGACACTGAGTTTGGTGTGAAGGGCAGCAGCATCATCAGAGAATGGACTGGACAGGTTCAGCCTGCTCTGGTTGCcacatttgttttcctcttctgtctggAAGCCTGTCTGTGGGTCAGGAACCTCAGGCTCAAAAGAAGACTGCCGGGACCCTTCGCCTGGCCCGTGGTGGGCAACGCCATGCAGCTGGGCCAGATGCCGCACATCACTTTTGCCAAGCTCGCCAAAAAATACGGCAACGTGTACCAGATACGGCTAGGCTGCAGTGACATTGTGGTCCTGAATGGAGACAAGGCAATACGTCAGGCTCTGATAGAGCACAGCACAGAGTTTGCAGGCAGACCAAACTTTGTCTCTTTCCAGATGATCTCTGGAGGCAGGAGTGTGACATTTAATAATTACAGCAAACAGTGGAAAGCGCACAGGAAAATTGCACAGTCAAGCCTCAGAGCCTTTTCCTCTGCAAACAGTCAGACCAAACAAGCCTTTGAGCAACATGTTAAAAATGAGGCCATGGAACTGGTGCAGATATTTTTGCACAATAGTGCTGATGGACAGTATTTTGACCCAGCTCATGAGCTTACAGTAGCTGCTGCTAATATCATGTCTGCTCTCTGCTTCGGGAAGCGATACGGACACGATGACCTGGAGTTCAGGATGCTGTTAAAAAAAGTGGACAAGTTTGGACAGACAGTAGGGGCAGGCAGCTTGGTAGATGTCATGCCCTGGCTTCAGTCTTTCCCCAATCCAGTCCGCAGTGTCtatgaaaactttaaaaacctCAACAAGGAGTTTTTTGCCTTTGTGACAGACAAAGTGGTGCAGCACAGAGAGTCCTTTAACCCTGATGTGACTCGGGACATGAGTGACGCCATCATCAGTGTAATAGAGCATGGAAAGGACAGTGGACTGACGAAAGAGTTTGTTGAATCAACTGTCACAGATCTTATCGGAGCAGGCCAAGACACAATGTCAACTTTCATGCAGTGGACCATCCTGCTCCTGGTCAAGTACCCAGACATGCAAGCCAAACTTCAGGAGCTCATAGATAAAGTGGTAGGCCGAGACAGACTGCCATCGGTTGAGGACAGAAGGAACCTGCCATACCTGGACGCCTTCATCTACGAGACCATGCGCTTCACCAGCTTTGTACCTGTCACCATCCCACATTCCACAACCGCAGATGTCACTATCGAAGGTCTCCACATCCCCAAAGACACGGTGGTCTTCATCAACCAGTGGTCTGTCAACCACGACCCTCTGAAGTGGAAGGACCCTCACATTTTTGACCCCACACGCTTCCTTGACGAAAACGGGGGCCTCAATAAAGACATAACCAACAGCGTCATGATTTTTTCAACGGGTAAAAGACGTTGCATTGGCAATCAGATCGCAAAGATACAGGTATTTTTATTCACAGCAGTGTTGCTGCATCAGTGCAGCTTCGAGAGCAACCCCTCAGAGCCCGTCACTCTTGACTGCTCCTATGGGCTCACACTGAGGCCCCTCCGATTCTCTGTCAGTGCCAAGCTCAGAGGAAACCTGCTTAGGTTAGTTTCCCCAGCATGA
- the LOC113130476 gene encoding cytochrome P450 1B1-like: MIDNIQDNTMTQADTEFGVKGSSIIREWTGQVQPALVATFVFLFCLEACLWVRNLRLKRRLPGPFAWPVVGNAMQLGQMPHITFAKLAKKYGNVYQIRLGCSDIVVLNGDKAIRQALIEHSTEFAGRPNFVSFQIVSGGKSLTFTSYSKQWKMHRKVAQSTIRAFSSANSQTKKAFEKQIVAEATELVGIFLKLSSQGKYFNPAHELTVAASNVICALCFGKRYGHDDVEFRALLEKAHQFGQTVGAGSLVDVMPWLQSFPNPVRSVYENFKDLNQEFFGFVCNKVEEHRETFDPEVTRDMSDAIIAVIDKADSDNGLTKAHTEGTVSDLIGAGLDTISTALHWIVLLLAKHPNIQTELHELIDKVVGPNRLPSIEDRSCLAYLDAFVYETMRFTSFVPVTIPHSTTSDVTVDGLHIPKDTVIFINQWSANHDPLKWKDPHIFDPSRFLDENGSLDRDLISNVMIFSAGKRRCIGEQVAKVQIFLFSAILLHQCRFERNPTEDLSLHCSYGLTLRPVDYKITVKLRGKLLKEQ; this comes from the coding sequence ATGATAGATAACATCCAGGATAACACTATGACTCAAGCAGACACTGAGTTTGGTGTGAAGGGCAGCAGCATCATCAGAGAATGGACTGGACAGGTTCAGCCTGCTCTGGTTGCcacatttgttttcctcttctgtctggAAGCCTGTCTGTGGGTCAGGAACCTCAGGCTCAAAAGAAGACTGCCGGGACCCTTCGCCTGGCCCGTGGTGGGCAACGCCATGCAGCTGGGCCAGATGCCGCACATCACTTTTGCCAAACTCGCCAAAAAATACGGCAACGTGTACCAGATACGGCTAGGCTGCAGTGACATTGTGGTCCTGAATGGAGACAAGGCAATACGTCAGGCTCTGATAGAGCACAGCACAGAGTTTGCAGGCAGACCAAACTTTGTCTCTTTCCAGATTGTCTCAGGGGGGAAAAGTCTGACTTTTACTAGTTACAGCAAACAGTGGAAGATGCACAGGAAAGTTGCTCAATCAACAATCAGAGCATTCTCATCTGCCAACAGCCAGACCAAAAAAGCCTTTGAGAAGCAAATTGTGGCTGAAGCCACAGAACTAGTTGGGATTTTCCTTAAACTGAGTTCTCAGGGCAAGTATTTCAACCCAGCTCATGAGCTTACAGTAGCTGCATCTAATGTGATTTGTGCCTTGTGCTTTGGAAAACGTTATGGACATGATGATGTTGAGTTTCGAGCCTTGTTAGAGAAGGCACACCAGTTTGGACAGACAGTAGGGGCAGGCAGCTTGGTAGATGTGATGCCATGGCTTCAGTCTTTCCCCAATCCAGTCCGCAGTGTCTATGAAAACTTTAAAGACCTGAACCAAGAGTTCTTTGGGTTTGTCTGTAACAAAGTAGAGGAGCACAGAGAGACATTTGATCCAGAGGTAACGAGGGATATGAGTGATGCCATTATTGCTGTCATTGACAAGGCTGACAGTGACAACGGACTCACCAAAGCCCACACAGAAGGGACGGTGTCAGATCTGATTGGAGCAGGTCTGGATACCATCTCTACGGCTCTTCACTGGATAGTCCTCCTGCTGGCTAAACACCCTAACATCCAGACCGAACTCCATGAGCTCATAGACAAAGTGGTAGGCCCCAACAGACTGCCATCTATTGAGGACAGAAGTTGCCTGGCCTACCTGGACGCCTTCGTTTATGAAACAATGCGTTTCACCAGCTTTGTCCCAGTTACCATACCACACTCCACAACCTCAGATGTCACTGTTGATGGACTCCACATCCCCAAAGACACAGTGATCTTCATCAACCAGTGGTCTGCTAATCATGATCCCCTGAAGTGGAAGGACCCACatatctttgacccctcacgTTTCCTGGATGAAAATGGCTCTCTAGACAGGGATCTCATCAGCAATGTtatgatcttctcagcagggAAGAGAAGATGTATTGGGGAGCAGGTCGCCAAAGTCCAGATATTTTTGTTCTCAGCTATTCTACTCCACCAGTGTAGATTTGAAAGAAACCCCACTGAGGACTTGTCTTTACACTGCTCCTATGGTTTAACACTGAGGCCTGTAGATTACAAGATCACTGTCAAACTCAGGGGGAAATTACTTAAAGAGcaataa